AAACGTTCAAGACAAACTTGTTCTTTGGAATAAAATTTCTGATTTTATGGCTAATAATGTTGGGGATTACATTCTTTTTGGTGATTGGAACGCGGTTCGTTTGGCTAATGATAGAAGTGGAACGGAGTATTGTGCCACAGATGCTTTTAAttttaataactttattaataacaatGTTCTCCATGAGGTTCCTCTCGGCGGTTTAAAATTCACGTGGCGCACTAAAGCaggtaataaactaagtaaactcgATAGATTTTTTGTTACTAACAATGTGTTGATGTGTGTTGAccatttaaaaggtgtggtgcttcCTCGCGGGTTTTCTGATCACTCGCCCATTTTACTTTTTCAAGAAAAAGTGGACTATGGTCCTACATATTTTAAAGTTTTTGATTCTTGGTTCGAAAGAGCAGGTTTTGATGATACGGTGCGTAAAGAATGGGCTGAGATTAATGCTAATAATGGCCAGCATGTCACTAAAAAGTTGAGATTACTTAAATCTAAGCTTAAAGACTGGATTTCACAATCCAGGAAGATTGAGTCGGTCCGTTTAAAAGAAGTTGTGGAAAAATTAAATGGGCTTGACGTGTTAATTGATGTGGGCTGGGCTACTGAATCGCAGGTTAATGATCGAAATGTTCTGTTCCAGGAACGTGAAGTATTGTCCAAGCTTGAGTCTCTAGATTTATTGCAAAAGTCTCGCTTAAAATGGGATGTTGAGGGAGATGAGAATTCGAAGTTTTTTCACTGTTCTGTTAAACACAAAcgcaaataacaattaattcaaggTTTAATGATTGATGGGTCTTGGGTAGTTGATGCTACGGTGGTCAAGAATAAATTTTTCGATTATTATAGTAATATGTTTGATGAGGTGAATTCAGGTGCTTCTTTTAACCAAGTTAATCCTAGAGTTACTCTTACGTCAGATGATAATGTTTTTCTTGAACGTGATTTCGATGAGATTGAAATTAAAAATGCGGTTTGGGCTTGTGGTAGTTCAAAGGCTCCGGGACCAGATGGGTATTCCTTTAAATTCATTAAATTTTTTTGGGATATATTGGGGGCTGATTTTTGTAGAGACGTCCGCAGTTTTTTCGAGTCGGCCACTATGCCACATGGGGCAAACTCCGCTTTTTTTACTTTGATTCCTAAGGTAAAGAATCCGGTTCTTGTTACAGATTTTCGGCCAATTTCATTGATTGGTGCATTCTACAAGACCATCACTAAACTTCTTACAAATCGCCTAGTCAACATTATTGATAAGATTATTTCTTCGACGCAATCGGCTTTCATTTCGGGTAGACAGATCCTTGATGGTCCGATGATGTTGAGTGAAATCATTGCGAGGTTTGAGAAATCTAACCGTAAGATGCTTCTCTTTAAAGTTGATTTCGAAAAAGCTTATGATTCGGTTAATTGGGATTACTTGGTGTTCATGTTAAAGTCTCTGGGATTTGGTTCTCGATGGTGCGGATGGATCTTGGGTTGTCTTAAGTCGGCTAGAACTTCAGTTCTTATTAATGGCAGTCCTACTCGAGAGTTTACGTTAAAAAGGGGGTTACGTCAAGGTGATCCTCTTAGTCCGTTCCTATTTATTATCGTGATGGAGGGTTTACATTTGGCTTTTAACCAAGCTAAGGAGGCAAAGTATATTCGAGGCATTAATCTTGGTTCAAACGATCTTAAGCTCTCTCATTTTTTTTATGCTGACGATGTTATTATTATGTCCGAATGGAGAAGACGGGAATTAGGTAATATTCTTCGTATCCTTGAAGTTTTTTTTCTAGTTTCGGGTCTCAAAATTAATGTTTCGAAGTCCCATTTTTTTGGTGTTGGTGTCAACCCTGTCATTGTTAACTTGGTGGCGGCGAGATTTGGTTGTAGGTTGGGGTCGTTTCCTACTAAATATTTAGGGATTCCAATTGGATTGAACATGAAAAGGGTGTCGAGTTGGGATAATCTCATGCGGAAATTTAATAATCGGCTCGCTACATGGAAGGCGGGTTTATTGTCTTCGGGTGGTAGACTTACTCTTCTAAAATCGGTTATGGGGAGTCTTGGGATCTATTATATGTCTCTTTTTAAATGCccggaaacagtta
The window above is part of the Rutidosis leptorrhynchoides isolate AG116_Rl617_1_P2 chromosome 1, CSIRO_AGI_Rlap_v1, whole genome shotgun sequence genome. Proteins encoded here:
- the LOC139890088 gene encoding uncharacterized protein, encoding MVVYMVNVYAPQNVQDKLVLWNKISDFMANNVGDYILFGDWNAVRLANDRSGTEYCATDAFNFNNFINNNVLHEVPLGGLKFTWRTKAGNKLSKLDRFFVTNNVLMCVDHLKGVVLPRGFSDHSPILLFQEKVDYGPTYFKVFDSWFERAGFDDTVRKEWAEINANNGQHVTKKLRLLKSKLKDWISQSRKIESVRLKEVVEKLNGLDVLIDVGWATESQVNDRNVLFQEREVLSKLESLDLLQKSRLKWDVEGDENSKFFHCSVKHKRK